DNA from Aggregatimonas sangjinii:
CGACGAACTTGCCAAAAAAAGGCACAACTCTTTTGGAAAAACCGAAATGTGGTACGTTATGGATGCGGATACGAACGCCGAGCTCATTGTAGGTTTTAATAAAAATGTATCCCAAGAAGAATATGCCCAAAGTTTGGAAAATGATACCTTATTGAATTTGCTGAACTATGAAAAAGTGAAAGAAGGCGACACCTTCTTTATCAATACAGGTAAAATACATGCCATTGGGGCAGGAGTATTGCTCGCTGAAATTCAACAGACTTCCGACATTACGTATCGTGTCTTCGATTTCAACCGGAGAGACAAAAACGGAAACCTACGGGAATTACATACTGATCAAGCATTAGACGCCATTGATTATGAGCAAAAAGACGACTTTAAAGTCGCCTATCCGCAAATGGAAAATGTAGTGAACCCTATGGTCGACTGCCCGTATTTCAAAACTAATTTTTTTGAGCTCACGGAAAATATTGAACAGGATATTTCGGAAAGGGATTCGTTTATCATTTATATCTGCGTTGACGGAGCGGTAGAAATTGTCAACGAGAATGGTGCGGCGACTATTCAAAAAGGGGAAACTGTTTTAGTGCCAGGGAGCAGCAAACGAATCGATCTTAAAAGTACTGGCGCCAAAATTCTTGAGGTAACTATTTGACACGATGAATTTATAACCTAGAGCATACCTTTTCCGTTTTGAA
Protein-coding regions in this window:
- a CDS encoding type I phosphomannose isomerase catalytic subunit, which gives rise to MYPLKFRPILKERLWGGEKLGSVLGKSIESDSTGESWELSAVAGDVSVIENGPLRGTSLQTLINTEKEALLGKSVYSRFGTEFPILIKFIDAKKDLSIQLHPNDELAKKRHNSFGKTEMWYVMDADTNAELIVGFNKNVSQEEYAQSLENDTLLNLLNYEKVKEGDTFFINTGKIHAIGAGVLLAEIQQTSDITYRVFDFNRRDKNGNLRELHTDQALDAIDYEQKDDFKVAYPQMENVVNPMVDCPYFKTNFFELTENIEQDISERDSFIIYICVDGAVEIVNENGAATIQKGETVLVPGSSKRIDLKSTGAKILEVTI